From the Zonotrichia albicollis isolate bZonAlb1 chromosome Z, bZonAlb1.hap1, whole genome shotgun sequence genome, one window contains:
- the LOC141727267 gene encoding serine/threonine-protein kinase PAK 3-like → MADSIFRRPCFCRALCGASVPATLVTGNPFLSQLQTGSAIEPGAAGPAWPAAASSPPAAGTSCSSAAQPPEMREEQGLKTLRSLVSLGQPMSKYTGLEELGRGGFGAVYKALDTSSGQQVAIKIMSLKEEMSEELAANEILAMRDNRNPNIVTYLDSYLVDAELWLAMEFMDGGTLFDVLRAVYLEEGQIGAVCRECLQGLHFLHSRQVIHRDIKSGNVLVGMDGSVKLGDFGLCAQLSPGHSKRSSSVGTPSWMAPEVVRGEAYGPKVDIWSLGIMGLEMVEGEAPYQREARLRVFELIESNGPPKLQNPRHHSALLRDFLRCCLQADEDRRWSAKELLQVRKSKGHPFVTSGDPASSLAALIISAKQVQEDKRGEACA, encoded by the exons ATGGCTGACAGCATCTTCCGAAGGCCTTGCTTTTGCCGTGCGCTCTGCGGGGCATCTGTGCCAGCCACCCTTGTGACGGGCAACCCTTTCTTGTCCCAGCTCCAGACCGGCTCTGCCATTGAACCTGGTGCCGCTGGACCAGCatggcctgcagcagccagctcgCCCCCCGCTGCCGGCACTTCCTGCAGCAGCGCAGCCCAGCCGCCCGAgatgagggaggagcagggcctgAAGACACTGA GGAGCCTTGTGAGTCTGGGCCAGCCAATGAGCAAATACACGGGACTTGAAGAACTCGGACGAGG ggggtttggagctgtttaTAAAGCCCTTGACACCAGCAGCGGACAACAG GTGGCAATCAAGATCATGTCACTCAAGGAGGAGATGTCCGAGGAGCTGGCTGCCAACGAAATCCTGGCCATGAGGGACAACAGGAATCCCAATATTGTTACCTACTTAGACAG CTACCTGGTGGATGCGGAGCTCTGGTTGGCCATGGAGTTCATGGACGGCGGCACCTTGTTTGATGTGCTCAGGGCAGTGTACCTGGAGGAAGGACAGATAGGCGCTGTCTGTCGGGAG tgcctgcaaggactgcatttCCTTCATTCCCGCCAAGTCATCCACAGAGACATCAAAAGCGGCAACGTTCTTGTGGGCATGGATGGATCTGTCAAGTTGG GTGACTTTGGcctctgtgctcagctcagccctgggcacagcaagcGCAGCTCCAGCGTCGGCACTCCCAGCTGGATGGCGCCGGAGGTGGTGAGAGGAGAAGCCTacggccccaaagtggacatctGGTCTCTGGGGATCATGGGGCTGGAAATGGTGGAAGGGGAAGCTCCTTACCAGCGGGAAGCCCGTCTCAGG GTTTTTGAACTGATTGAAAGCAACGGgcccccaaaactgcagaacccCAGGCACCACTCGGCTCTCCTGCGTGACTTCCtccgctgctgcctgcaggcagacGAGGAcaggcgctggtctgccaaggaacTCCTGCAggtaagaaaaagcaaaggg CATCCGTTTGTCACCTCGGGCGATCctgcctccagcctggctgctctcatCATCTCAGCCAAGCAAGTGCAGGAAGACAAGAGAGGAGAAGCCTGCGCCTGA
- the LOC141727266 gene encoding serine/threonine-protein kinase PAK 3-like, whose product MADSIFRRPCFCRALCGASVPATLVTGNPFLSQLQTGSAIEPGAAGPAWPAAASSPPAAGTSCSSAAQPPEMREEQGLKTLRSLVSLGQPMSKYTGLEELGRGGFGAVYKALDTSSGQQVAIKIMSLKEEMSEELAANEILAMRDNRNPNIVTYLDSYLVDAELWLAMEFMDGGTLFDVLRAVYLEEGQIGAVCRECLQGLHFLHSRQVIHRDIKSGNVLVGMDGSVKLGDFGLCAQLSPGHSKRSSSVGTPSWMAPEVVRGEAYGPKVDIWSLGIMGLEMVEGEAPYQWEARLRVFELIESNGPPKLQNPRHHSALLRDFLRCCLQADEDRRWSAKELLQVRKSKGHPFVTSGDPASSLAALIISAKQVQEDKRGEACA is encoded by the exons ATGGCTGACAGCATCTTCCGAAGGCCTTGCTTTTGCCGTGCGCTCTGCGGGGCATCTGTGCCAGCCACCCTTGTGACGGGCAACCCTTTCTTGTCCCAGCTCCAGACCGGCTCTGCCATTGAACCTGGTGCCGCTGGACCAGCatggcctgcagcagccagctcgCCCCCCGCTGCCGGCACTTCCTGCAGCAGCGCAGCCCAGCCGCCCGAgatgagggaggagcagggcctgAAGACACTGA GGAGCCTTGTGAGTCTGGGCCAGCCAATGAGCAAATACACGGGACTTGAAGAACTCGGACGAGG ggggtttggagctgtttaTAAAGCCCTTGACACCAGCAGCGGACAACAG GTGGCAATCAAGATCATGTCACTCAAGGAGGAGATGTCCGAGGAGCTGGCTGCCAACGAAATCCTGGCCATGAGGGACAACAGGAATCCCAATATTGTTACCTACTTAGACAG CTACCTGGTGGATGCGGAGCTCTGGTTGGCCATGGAGTTCATGGACGGCGGCACCTTGTTTGATGTGCTCAGGGCAGTGTACCTGGAGGAAGGACAGATAGGCGCTGTCTGTCGGGAG tgcctgcaaggactgcatttCCTTCATTCCCGCCAAGTCATCCACAGAGACATCAAAAGCGGCAACGTTCTTGTGGGCATGGATGGATCTGTCAAGTTGG GTGACTTTGGcctctgtgctcagctcagccctgggcacagcaagcGCAGCTCCAGCGTCGGCACTCCCAGCTGGATGGCGCCGGAGGTGGTGAGAGGAGAAGCCTacggccccaaagtggacatctGGTCTCTGGGGATCATGGGGCTGGAAATGGTGGAAGGGGAAGCTCCTTACCAGTGGGAAGCCCGTCTCAGG GTTTTTGAACTGATTGAAAGCAACGGgcccccaaaactgcagaacccCAGGCACCACTCGGCTCTCCTGCGTGACTTCCtccgctgctgcctgcaggcagacGAGGAcaggcgctggtctgccaaggaacTCCTGCAggtaagaaaaagcaaaggg CATCCGTTTGTCACCTCGGGCGATCctgcctccagcctggctgctctcatCATCTCAGCCAAGCAAGTGCAGGAAGACAAGAGAGGAGAAGCCTGCGCCTGA